Below is a window of Streptomyces qaidamensis DNA.
CGGCCCGGAGGGACGAGGGCGTGGCACCGCGACCGTCCCTCCGCGCCCGCAGCCGGGCGGGCAGCGGGCTGCGCCTCGGTGACGTGCGTCAGGAGTGCAAGGGCATCGCCCGTGCCGCGCTGCGCCTCGACGCCTCCGCACTCGACGAACTGCTGGAAACCGCTATCGCCGAGCACGGGCTGGTCGCCGCCTGGACCGAGGTGATCATGCCGACCCTCCAGGCCGTCGGCCGCAAGTGGGAGAGCTCCGGCGAGAAGTACGTCGAGGTCGAGCACTTCCTGTCCTGGCACGTCTCCGGCGCACTGCGGCGCGCCGCCCCGCCCACGGCCGCCGACCGCCCGGGCGCGACCGTCGTGCTCGCCTGCGTGCCGGGGGAGAACCACACGCTGCCGCTGGAGGTGCTGGCCGCGGCGCTCGCCGAACGCGGCCTGCCGGTGCGCATGTTCGGCGGCGCCCTGCCCGTGGAGTCCCTCGTCACGGCCGTCCGCAGAACCGGACCGGCCGCGGTGGCGCTGTGGGCGCAGTCCCGGACGACCGCCAGCCGCCCGCTGGCCCAGCACGTGGCCGCGATGGAGTGGGGCGTGCGCGGCGCCCGCCGCAAGCCGGTCGTCCTGACGATCGGGCCCGGCTGGAGCGGCCGGACCGTTCCCGGCCTGCCGCGCCCCACGGGGCTTGCCGAGGCCGTCGCGGTTCTGGAGACGGTCGTGCCCCGTTAGGGGGATGCCGCATCGCGCCCGGGGGGCTGCTGCATCCAGGCACGGGCACCCGCCGGAAGCGGTGGACGGGCAGAACACGACGGACAGAACACGACGGGCAGAACACGACGGACAGGGAACAGTCGACCGGGTGGCCGGGAGCGGAGTGCGGAGATGAGCGGCGCGTGGTGGGCCCGGTGAGCCGGGAACCTGACGGCACGTCGGACGTGGTGGTCGTCGGGGGCGGTGCCGCCGGGCTCAGCCTCGCGTACCGGCTGGTCGAGACCGGCGCCGCGACCGTGACCGTGGTCGAACCGCCGGACGGTCCCGCGCGTCCCGCGGAGCGGACCTGGTGCTACTGGGACCAGGACGACGACGACTTCGGCGAAGCGGTCACCGCCACCTGGCCCCTGCTGCGGGTGCACGGCCCCGACGGCGGCCCGCTCACCGTCGATCCGGCCCCCTCGCGCTACCGCATGGTGCGCTCCGCGGCCTTCGAACGACTCGTGCACGCCCGGCTGGCGCACGCGCCCGGCGGGCGGCTGCTGCGCGCCACGGCCGACACCGTGCGCGACGTACCCGGAGGCGCGGAGGTCCGCTGCACGGCACAGGACGGCCGGACACTGACGCTGCGCTCCCGCTACGTGTTCGACTCGCGGCCCCTGCGCGCCCTGCCACCGGCCCGGACGCAGCTGCTGCAGCACTTCCGCGGCTGGTTCGTGCGCACCCGCGGCGACCGCTTCGACCCGGCGGTCGCCGACCTCATGGACTTCCGCGTGCCCCAGCCCGGGCACGGGCTCGCCTTCGGCTACGTCCTGCCGCTGGCCCCGGACCGGGCGCTCGTCGAGTACACCGAGTTCTCCCGGACCCCGCTGACCACCGAGGCCTACGAGGCGGCGCTCGGGCACTACGCCCGAGAGGTGCTGCGCCTGGGCGAGTTCGGCGTGGAGAGGGCCGAGCAGGGCGTCATCCCCATGACCGACGCCCGCTTCCCCCGGCGGGCCGGGGCTGCCGTCTTCCGCATCGGGACGGCGGGCGGCGCGACCCGTCCCGCCACCGGCTACACCTTCGCGGCGGTGCAGCGCCACAGCCGGGCCATCGCCGCCGCCCTGCAGGGCGGCCGCGCCACCGTGCCCGCGCCGCACGGGAGGCGGGCGCTCGCCATGGACGCGGTGCTGCTGCGGGCCCTGGACACCGGGCGGATCGACGGTCCCGCGTTCTTCACCGGCCTGTTCTGCCGGACGCCGGCGCCGCGCCTGCTGCGCTTCCTCGACGGCGCCACCTCACTCCGGGAGGAGTGGGGCATCGGACTGCGCACCCCGGTGGGACCGATGCTCCGCACCGCGCTCGAAGTGCCCTTTCTCCCACGCCGCACCCACCCCGCCCCAGGAACCGGAGAGAGCCACCGATGACCCTGCTGCGCGACCACGACCTGGCACACGCCTTCGACCACGCGTCCCGCACCTACGACCGCCTCACCGGCCTCAACCCCGGCTACCGCGCCGACCTGCTGCGCTCGGCCCGCCGGCTGAAGCTCCCCGGGGACGGGGCCGGCCTGCACCTGCTCGATCTCGGCTGCGGCACCGGCGCCTCCACCCGGGCCCTGCTGCGGGCCGCGCCCCGGGCGCGGATCACCGCGGTGGACGCCTCCGCGGGCATGCTGCGCCGGGCGCTGGCCAAGCCGTGGCCCGACGGTGTGCGCTTCCTGCACCTGAGTGCCGAGGAACTCGACGCGGCCGGCGAAGGGCCCTTCGACGCGGTCTTCGCCGCCTACCTGTTCCGCAACGTCTCCGATCCGGACGGCGTCCTCGGCACGGTGCGCCGACTGCTGCGGCCGGGCGGGAGGCTCGCCGTCCACGAGTACAGCCTCACCGGCTCACCCGCGCACCGGGCGCTGTGGACGGCCGTGTGCCAGGGGGTGATCATCCCGGCGGGCACGCTCACCGGTGACCGGGCCCTGTACCGGCACCTGTGGCACAGCGTCCTCGACTTCGACACCGCCGCCGGCTTCACCGGACGGCTGACGCGTGCCGGATTCACGGGCGCCCGGGCCCTGCCCCTCGCCGGATGGCAGACCGGCATCACGCACACGTTCGTCGCCGCGGCGGGGCAGGCCAACCGATGAGCCGCCCGACGAGCACCCGTCCGGCCGCCCGCCGCGGCCGGGACCGCAAGGCCGAGGTCCTGATGCCCGTGCCCGGCCGGGACCGGTTCACGCGCGAGGACGCGCCGTCCGTCGCCGTGGTGGGCGGCGGGATCGCCGGTCTCGCCGCCGCCACCGGACTGGCCGAACGGGGCGCCCGCGTGACCCTCTACGAACGGGAGGACTCCCTGGGCGGCCGCCTCGCCGGCCGGCGCACCCGGCTGGCCGACGGCTCCGAGGTGACCATGAGCCGAGGCTTCCACGCCTTCTTCCGCCAGTACTACAACCTGCGCGGCCTGCTGCGGCGCACCGACCCCGCCCTGGCCCGCCTCACCCCGCTGCCCGACTACCCCCTGCGGCACAGCGGCGGACTGACCGACAGCTTCGCCCGCGTCCCGCGCACCCCGCCCCTCAGCGCGCTCGGCTTCGTCGCCCTCAGCCCCACCTTCGGCCTGCGCGACCTCGCCGCCCTGGACGCCCGGGCGGCACTGCCGCTGACGGACGTGCGCGTGCCCGACGTGTACGCCCGGTTCGACCAGGTCGGCGCGACCGCCTTCCTGGAACGCGTCCGCTTCCCCGAGGCCGCGCACCACCTCGCGTTCGAGGTGTTCTCCCGCAGCTTCTTCGCCGACCCGCGCGAACTCTCCGCCGCCGAGCTGATGCTGATGTTCCACATCTACTTCCTCGGCTCCTCGGAAGGGCTGCTCTTCGACGTGCCCGACGAGCCCTTCCCGCAGGCCCTGTGGGAGCCGCTCGCCGACTACCTCGGGGGCCTCGGCGCGACCGTCCGCACCGGCACCCCCGTCCTCGCCGTGGAGCCCGGCTCCGCAGGGGGAGCAGA
It encodes the following:
- a CDS encoding MerR family transcriptional regulator, yielding MGVHERDSRGRHERDGRGRGPESAPVGVGLTTGEVARRLGVAPTTVRTWDRRYGLGPAAHTGGRHRRWTPGDVARLERMCALTATGIPPAEAARTVLGEATQEQAPAARAAPAPPEAAGEAAGEETPARRDEGVAPRPSLRARSRAGSGLRLGDVRQECKGIARAALRLDASALDELLETAIAEHGLVAAWTEVIMPTLQAVGRKWESSGEKYVEVEHFLSWHVSGALRRAAPPTAADRPGATVVLACVPGENHTLPLEVLAAALAERGLPVRMFGGALPVESLVTAVRRTGPAAVALWAQSRTTASRPLAQHVAAMEWGVRGARRKPVVLTIGPGWSGRTVPGLPRPTGLAEAVAVLETVVPR
- a CDS encoding FAD-dependent oxidoreductase → MSREPDGTSDVVVVGGGAAGLSLAYRLVETGAATVTVVEPPDGPARPAERTWCYWDQDDDDFGEAVTATWPLLRVHGPDGGPLTVDPAPSRYRMVRSAAFERLVHARLAHAPGGRLLRATADTVRDVPGGAEVRCTAQDGRTLTLRSRYVFDSRPLRALPPARTQLLQHFRGWFVRTRGDRFDPAVADLMDFRVPQPGHGLAFGYVLPLAPDRALVEYTEFSRTPLTTEAYEAALGHYAREVLRLGEFGVERAEQGVIPMTDARFPRRAGAAVFRIGTAGGATRPATGYTFAAVQRHSRAIAAALQGGRATVPAPHGRRALAMDAVLLRALDTGRIDGPAFFTGLFCRTPAPRLLRFLDGATSLREEWGIGLRTPVGPMLRTALEVPFLPRRTHPAPGTGESHR
- a CDS encoding class I SAM-dependent methyltransferase, with the translated sequence MTLLRDHDLAHAFDHASRTYDRLTGLNPGYRADLLRSARRLKLPGDGAGLHLLDLGCGTGASTRALLRAAPRARITAVDASAGMLRRALAKPWPDGVRFLHLSAEELDAAGEGPFDAVFAAYLFRNVSDPDGVLGTVRRLLRPGGRLAVHEYSLTGSPAHRALWTAVCQGVIIPAGTLTGDRALYRHLWHSVLDFDTAAGFTGRLTRAGFTGARALPLAGWQTGITHTFVAAAGQANR
- a CDS encoding FAD-dependent oxidoreductase, which codes for MSRPTSTRPAARRGRDRKAEVLMPVPGRDRFTREDAPSVAVVGGGIAGLAAATGLAERGARVTLYEREDSLGGRLAGRRTRLADGSEVTMSRGFHAFFRQYYNLRGLLRRTDPALARLTPLPDYPLRHSGGLTDSFARVPRTPPLSALGFVALSPTFGLRDLAALDARAALPLTDVRVPDVYARFDQVGATAFLERVRFPEAAHHLAFEVFSRSFFADPRELSAAELMLMFHIYFLGSSEGLLFDVPDEPFPQALWEPLADYLGGLGATVRTGTPVLAVEPGSAGGAEVRTGTGTGRHDAVVLALDTAGLRRVVAGSPRLGTAPWREDIAALRTVPPFLVSRLWLDRPVRADRPGFLGTSGYDGLDNISVLERYEGEAARWAEKHGGSVVELHAYAVDPGADREAVQDELLGQLRRVYPETRRARLVDARHEWRSDCPLFPVGTHHRRPTVRTPHPWLTLAGDGLRCDLPVALMERAATTGFLASNALLARWGVRGQVLWTVPRAGRSPVLRALGSLARRPARR